The nucleotide sequence ACAGGCGCATGGAGACCGGCGCGCGAGAAACGCGGCTCATACGCACGACGTTCGACAGTCCCCTCTGTGTCAATATAAGTGAGACAGAGGGGGAAGCCTAATCCAAAAGCGCTGGGCGACAAACCAATAACTACCGAGACGCTCTGCAAGGCCGTGTCAACATGAAACAGCAGGTACTGTTTACGACGATTCAATCTGGAGACTGTACCGTCAAGAACGTACGCTGCACATTCACCATCCCCGTTCGTCTCAGCGACCCGCTTGAGTTGTGCTTCGCCCCGACCCGCGAGCAAGCTGATCTCCTCGGCTTTCCATTCAAATTCTCTGTCTCAGGCCAAATCGAAGACTCCGAGGGAAGGCCCGTCTTCGCCATCCATGCTGATAAAGTGTTCCAGAAATATGGCGGCTCGACCCAATGGGGTCCAGCTATCCGCGAATACGTCATTCTAGGTGATCCTCATGATCTGACAGTCGACGATCTGTGGAATCCCTCCGGAGTCGACACATTCCAGGCGGCGAAGGGCAGCTTTTGGCTTACACCGAATATTTTCCTCGCTCCAGACAAGTTCCTTCTGCTCAAGATTACCGGGGCGAGCAAAATCCTCAAGCATCGTTGTATTCGTTTCCAACTGTTGAACGGAACTAAAGTGACCTTCGACACCCACTATCGAAGTATTGACCACGAAGAAGGGAGTTTGCGAGTTCCAGAACTCGTGGCAGTATTCGAGTTGGCCTCAAAGGAACGGGTTCCAGAAACGCTTACTCTCCTGGATGATCTCCTGCTCCTTGTTTCATTTGCGGCACGGCAGAGGTGCGTCTGTCTCGGATGGGATGCGGCTGACTCCTCCGGATTGACGAGGTACTTCAGGAGAAGTATGCGGGCTCCAACAATTAGGAAGGACCACAGTTTCAACGAGGCCCTGATATTGCCGGAGGACTTCAAGAAGTTCATTCGGTGCACATACCGACGCTTTGCGACCAGCCCTCAACAGGACCTCCTGCGCCAGGCCCTTCAACGGCTTGTTTTTGATGAGGACTCGATCTTCGATCACTCCTTTCTTCGGCTATATTCAGCCGTTGAGACACTCGTATTCTTCTTCCGGGGCAAGAACGCGCCTGAAGAGGTGTTATCGGCCGAACGATGGGAGCCGATCAAGAAGGAACTCGAGAAGGAACTGAGGAAGTTTCTTAAGTCCCATAACCTCAGCTCTAACGAGAGGAAACTTATGTACGAAAAGCTTCCTGAGCTGAACCGAGTAGCATTCACGACGGCACTGCAGGAATTCCTGTCCAAGTACCCGGTAGAGCTTTCTGACTTGTGGCCGCTGGCCTCCGCCGGGCCGAATGCAATTTCTCTTTCCGACATTCGACACCGCTTGGTCCACGGCGATTGGATCAACCCGGAGGAAAATCGTGCGCTAGCAATCGCTCTGGAGCACCTCCGGTGGACCGCAGAACGCCTCACCTTGGCAACGCTTGGGTGGCCGATAGAAAAGTCACGAGTATACCTTTTGGAGGAAATGGCGAATGCTGACTTTCAACGTGAGTCCCAGCAGGCTATGACGTTCCTCGCGTCAAGATGGAAGCGTACCAATTCCTGAATTGAGAGGCAGCGAGTTACGCTCTCAGTGTGGTCTAAGGTGGATACCGGCAACTCATGAACCGTAGAGGCATACTGGAGACTGGCATGAAGCCCAAAAGACTGTCCGCAGATATCATGGCGGAACTGGAAGCGGTCAAGGGAGAAAATAGGGATAGAAACCATTAACACTTCACACAAACGGTTTCTGTCGTTATTATCCTCGAATGATCGGACTTTTTGACATACCGATATAAGGAAGATATGAATGGAATTCGAATGGGATAGAGAAAAAGCAAAAAAGAATGACAGAAAACACAAGGTGTCATTTGATGAAGCCATGACTGTATTTTATGATCTGTTATCGGCAACTTTTGATGATCCAGACCATTCGGTCGGCGAGCAAAGATTAATAACCGTGGGTTACTCTTCTCATGGGCGTTTGCTTGTGGTCTCACATACGGAGAGGGACAGAGCTGTACGAATTATCAGTGCTCGTCTTGCAACCACTCAAGAAAGGAAACGACATGAAAGTCAAAGCAAAAAAAATTAGCGATGAATTACGGCCCGAATACAATTTTGATTATTCAAAAGCTGTTCGTGGCAAGTATTACAAACGCATTTTAGACGAAGGAGCCAACGTTGTCATGCTTGAGCCAGATGTGGCCAAGGCATTTGTTGATTCGGCCTCAGTAAATGATGCGTTGAGATCATTACTTGATTTGACACGAACGACTCAGCGCCTAACAAAACACTCCAGCGGACGGGCGATTGCTCGCCGCTGAGTTTGGTCGTGTTAGAACTCTCAAGGAGGATCCGATGAGTAACCATGGATCATTTTCCGGCAATCCGAAGACGGAATGGCTTGTTGACGATAGCGGTGCTGATCGCAATATGCGCCTGCTCAAATCGATTGCTGAGGAACAATTTGTCCAAGACAAATTTCAAGAACTTGCTGTCGATTTGAAATTACTGCGCGATGACGCGACGATTGCGGAGTTGGACGCGGTGATTGACAGGCATCTTCAGTTCTAACCTCGCGGTCGAGAGGGACGCTCCGCCAGGCCCGCTGTGCCATCCTGCTTGTGCCCATTGTTACACCCGCGCGAAATCGATGAACCCTTGCTCTATATTGGTATCGAGGAGTTCGACGCGGACGCGATCGCCGACGTCAAGCCCCTCGAATCCCTGGACAACCTTGCCCTCTGCGGAGGGGTGAATGATACGTACCCAGGTCCCTTTCTTGGATGCGCCGGTGACGATGGCGTCGAAGCGCTGCCCGATCTTCGATTCAAGGAGCAGCGCGGCCGCCGATTTTCGGACCTGCCGCTCGACCTTGTTCGCATGGTCTTCCTGCTCGGTACAGTGTTGCGCGAGCGCGCCGAGTTCCTCAAGGCTGTACGGGACCACATGTTGAGCCAGCGCGGCTTTGAGCAGCCGCTGCGTGAGCAGATCCGGGAAGCGTCGGTTCGGGGCCGTAGAGTGCATGTAGGCCTGGACCGCCAAGCCGAAGTGGCCCGGAGACGTCTGGCCGGGACCCTCCACCACATACTCGCCCCGTCCGATCAGCTTGACGACGGCCAGCGAGAGATCGGGAAACCGCATTGGGTCCGCCTGACGCCGCGTCGACAGGAACGCCTCTAGAGCGGCGGCGTCCGGCTCGGGTGGGAGCCGCGCGTGCAGGTGGCCCGCCAGCTCCACGATTCGCTGCCATCGATCCGGCGAGCGCAAGATCCGGCGCAGTGACGGCAGGCCACGCGCCTCGAGAAACCGGGCCGTGACACGATTTGCCCCGATCATAAGATCCTCGATCAGTTCCTGAGCCCGGTTCTTCTCCTCTACGCGCAGATCAGTCAGTACGTCGTCCTCAAACACGGCGCGCGGCTCGATCGTTTCCAGGCTGAGTGCGCCGTGTACGTGCCGCACGGTCCGGAGTGTCTGAGCCACCCGATCCTGAATACGGAGCTGTTCGTCGAGCCCGGCCACGGTGGCCACTCGCCCAGGGGCGGAGCCCCTGCTGTCGAGCCAGGCGGCCACGCTGTGATAGGCGAGCTTCGCGTGGTTGACGACCCAGGCGCGATAGATATCCGAATTGCCGAGCGAGCCGTCCGAGTTGACCACCATCTCGATCACGATGGCCAGCCGCTCCTCATCCTCGTTCAGCGACGTCAGATCGGTGGAAAGGGTCAGGGGAAGCATCGGGAAGATCTCGGCCGCTGTATAGACCGACGTGGTGTTGTGCTGAGCGTGCCCATCGGTGGCGGAGCCCTTGGGAACCAGCGCGTCGACGTCAGCGACCGCCACCAGGATCTTCACGACCCCTCCGCCGATGGGCTCTGCGACCGTGAGCTGATCGAGGTCACGGGAGTCGTCATTATCGATCGAGCACCAGAGCAGGCTTCGCAGATCACGGATGGCCTGGGTAGGCTCGGTCGCCGGGGGTGTAAGTCCACTGAGTTCCCGGACGACCGCGGGTGAAAAATCCGGGAGTAGCCCACGCGCCAGCATCACGCGGCGCGCAATCGCCTGGAGATCGTGGCGATGTCCTTGTCCGGTGTGACTCATCTCATTCCACTTCTCTGATCAGGGCTTGGACCTATGGCACGCCGTCGAACAATGTGCCTCTGAGTCGTTCCGCCGGTACGGTTCGATTTCCCTGGACTCG is from Candidatus Methylomirabilota bacterium and encodes:
- a CDS encoding BrnT family toxin, which translates into the protein MEFEWDREKAKKNDRKHKVSFDEAMTVFYDLLSATFDDPDHSVGEQRLITVGYSSHGRLLVVSHTERDRAVRIISARLATTQERKRHESQSKKN
- a CDS encoding RNB domain-containing ribonuclease, which translates into the protein MSHTGQGHRHDLQAIARRVMLARGLLPDFSPAVVRELSGLTPPATEPTQAIRDLRSLLWCSIDNDDSRDLDQLTVAEPIGGGVVKILVAVADVDALVPKGSATDGHAQHNTTSVYTAAEIFPMLPLTLSTDLTSLNEDEERLAIVIEMVVNSDGSLGNSDIYRAWVVNHAKLAYHSVAAWLDSRGSAPGRVATVAGLDEQLRIQDRVAQTLRTVRHVHGALSLETIEPRAVFEDDVLTDLRVEEKNRAQELIEDLMIGANRVTARFLEARGLPSLRRILRSPDRWQRIVELAGHLHARLPPEPDAAALEAFLSTRRQADPMRFPDLSLAVVKLIGRGEYVVEGPGQTSPGHFGLAVQAYMHSTAPNRRFPDLLTQRLLKAALAQHVVPYSLEELGALAQHCTEQEDHANKVERQVRKSAAALLLESKIGQRFDAIVTGASKKGTWVRIIHPSAEGKVVQGFEGLDVGDRVRVELLDTNIEQGFIDFARV